One genomic region from Pelagicoccus sp. SDUM812003 encodes:
- a CDS encoding CIA30 family protein has protein sequence MKTIARSLLNAAKALLAIAALSSSIIAAETPSLIDDFSDSDKNSFGFPRMYMNDTTTGGSTSTAQKVEDGVLLASGEIAPPRGQPGWASMVLLLSADGTPVDLSAYQGVRLKVKQSQGMLSLSVNSSEVKNYDYHAALVPYQKGDQLQEITIPFSSLKRAWSEQTKLNPQTIQSISLVSVGMQKGPFAYEIDEISFY, from the coding sequence ATGAAAACGATCGCCCGCTCCCTCCTGAACGCCGCCAAGGCCCTGCTCGCAATCGCTGCCCTCAGCTCCTCTATCATAGCGGCCGAAACGCCCAGCTTGATCGACGACTTCAGCGACTCGGATAAAAACAGCTTCGGCTTCCCGCGCATGTATATGAACGATACCACCACCGGCGGATCCACCTCCACCGCGCAAAAGGTGGAGGACGGCGTCCTGCTCGCCAGCGGCGAGATCGCTCCCCCTCGCGGTCAACCCGGCTGGGCCAGTATGGTCCTGCTGCTCTCCGCCGACGGCACGCCAGTCGATCTCTCCGCCTACCAAGGCGTTCGACTAAAGGTAAAGCAAAGCCAAGGAATGCTCTCCCTTTCAGTGAACAGCTCGGAAGTGAAAAACTACGACTACCACGCCGCCCTAGTGCCCTACCAAAAAGGCGACCAACTCCAGGAAATCACCATCCCCTTCAGTTCCCTCAAGCGCGCTTGGTCCGAACAAACCAAACTCAACCCGCAAACGATCCAGAGCATAAGCCTTGTCTCCGTCGGCATGCAAAAAGGCCCCTTCGCCTACGAAATCGACGAAATCAGCTTCTACTAG
- a CDS encoding VOC family protein, whose protein sequence is MKLGAFSVSLSVKDIAASRRFYEALGFKEVGGKQEQNWLIMRNEGTTIGLFQDMFEKNSLTFNPGWTSAGDELETFEDVRSIQRRLKEAGLPLVAEADETTSGPAHLIVVDPDGNPVLIDQHV, encoded by the coding sequence ATGAAACTCGGCGCGTTTTCGGTTAGTCTTTCAGTTAAGGATATCGCGGCTTCGCGTCGCTTTTACGAAGCTTTGGGGTTTAAAGAGGTGGGCGGGAAACAGGAGCAGAACTGGCTCATCATGAGGAACGAGGGGACGACCATCGGACTGTTTCAGGATATGTTCGAGAAAAACAGCCTGACCTTCAATCCAGGTTGGACGAGCGCGGGTGACGAGTTGGAGACATTCGAAGACGTGCGGAGCATCCAGCGAAGGCTGAAGGAGGCGGGGCTGCCGCTGGTGGCGGAAGCGGATGAGACGACCAGTGGCCCGGCTCACTTGATCGTGGTCGATCCTGATGGGAACCCGGTATTGATCGATCAGCATGTGTGA
- a CDS encoding acyltransferase family protein, which yields MTALPSNSRIDYLDAVRAFALLLGIVFHASLSFMPSFIGWAVMDINTSSLVPIFLLISHSFRMELFFLIAGFFSHMTFYKKGTSAFLKSRATRIVLPFVVAWFILRPLLVSGWVMGTESMRGEVDIWNGLSQGFQTLKALPAGIFTGSHLWFLYYLVLVTVTTLVVKKLLALAPSAQNWLGATVDRIIQWVANTSSSAAILAIPTAFCLWRMSQWGMDTPDKSLIPHLPTFLVYLGCFSFGWLLHRQPELLTNLSQLTPTRIINLFASIGFTIYLSGFQANPSFEYIAEARAAFCFSYGVMMWSLVFVSIGLFRVVIRKQNAIVRYVADASYWLYLIHLPIVVWLQIAFAELQLNWFMKLAAISGITIAFSLLTYDLFVRSTFIGKTLNGARKRRAIFARGGSETSSSKKTQELHTA from the coding sequence ATGACCGCCCTTCCCTCCAACTCTCGTATCGATTATCTGGATGCAGTTCGCGCCTTCGCTCTACTTCTCGGCATCGTCTTCCACGCCAGCCTCTCCTTCATGCCGAGCTTCATCGGCTGGGCGGTCATGGATATAAACACCAGCTCGCTGGTGCCGATCTTTCTCCTGATCAGCCACTCCTTTCGCATGGAGCTGTTTTTTCTCATCGCCGGTTTCTTCAGCCACATGACATTCTACAAGAAAGGAACCAGCGCCTTCCTAAAGTCTCGTGCCACCCGCATCGTTCTACCCTTTGTAGTGGCCTGGTTCATACTACGCCCACTGCTGGTGTCTGGATGGGTCATGGGAACGGAAAGCATGCGCGGCGAGGTCGATATCTGGAACGGCCTTAGCCAGGGGTTTCAAACCTTGAAAGCGCTTCCCGCAGGCATCTTCACTGGCAGCCACCTCTGGTTTCTCTACTACCTCGTCCTTGTCACCGTGACCACGCTCGTCGTCAAGAAACTGCTCGCCCTTGCTCCGTCCGCTCAGAATTGGCTAGGCGCCACCGTAGACCGCATCATCCAGTGGGTGGCCAACACCTCCAGCTCCGCAGCCATCCTCGCCATTCCAACCGCCTTCTGTCTCTGGCGAATGAGTCAGTGGGGAATGGATACACCGGACAAAAGCCTCATTCCCCATCTGCCAACCTTCCTCGTCTACCTCGGCTGTTTCAGCTTCGGGTGGCTCCTTCATCGCCAGCCGGAATTACTCACGAATCTATCGCAGCTCACTCCAACCCGCATTATAAACCTCTTCGCCAGCATCGGATTCACCATCTATCTCTCTGGCTTTCAAGCGAATCCAAGTTTCGAATACATCGCCGAAGCGCGAGCCGCCTTTTGCTTCAGCTATGGTGTCATGATGTGGTCGCTGGTATTTGTCAGCATCGGACTGTTCCGCGTCGTGATTCGCAAACAAAACGCCATCGTACGCTACGTGGCCGACGCCTCGTATTGGCTCTACCTGATACACCTGCCCATCGTGGTCTGGCTGCAGATCGCCTTCGCTGAGCTCCAGCTGAACTGGTTCATGAAACTCGCCGCAATCAGCGGTATCACTATCGCCTTCAGCCTGCTCACCTACGACCTGTTCGTGCGCTCGACCTTCATCGGCAAAACCCTGAATGGCGCCCGCAAGCGAAGAGCGATTTTCGCAAGAGGCGGCTCCGAAACCTCCTCTTCCAAAAAAACACAGGAGTTGCACACAGCGTAG